ggaggggtggttgGATTGATGAGAGGGAGGGTTGATGCAaagaaaaaatctccagattttagaatTTTAGATCTGCAGGAGTTGACATCTCGGATGCCTCTGGCATGGCTGTAGAATAAATGACTGTTAGTTTTCTTAACTGTATGTATCTTGTGCGGCCCATGTTTTAAAAGCAGtccaactgatcatgagtgtgaccatgtataagtcgaacaaAATTACAAACAGAAATATTTTGGTTTTGAAGTGTTTCAGGATTTTCAGAACCTCCCGGCAAAGCACGCAGTAAACCATTCCCCAGTGGATTACCAACAGCTAAAATAAGATAAGGAAATTAATATGGGtgcaaacaaattaaagaacGTTTGCggccattgctactgcgcattttacgtgcatgtcacgcacacgtcatgcatcgtagaccacaAAGGTAAACACatgatgctaaaggcgcaaacattttccacaataatggaacgtgaaagcatgtggcatcatgggatagctgtggaccccggtcttctcggaaatgtaaCGCAACGGCGTGACAGTGctaatagacaatcgctttgagaacttcgcagcgattttactctcttgaatgcttggtgacccccatttttatttAGGTAgctcacttcctttcctgattttgtccattttaacaaaaaacaaaaaaattctgtacgcgagaagttacaaatatttcgccttttatgctctcgtgcgaccgaagttttctttcttaagactaatatgtatcgtttttcaaggtctatttcacctcagaaaaagacattagctgcaaaagtttgtttagttatgttgaattgagtacgctTACTTGATccaaatttcactaatgtagctcttttattgctgacagttgtaagctaagatcgtcctaaaataacgcaatcttctaaaagtgcacctcatgatctcgaaaacgagcacagtgaccccccattttttcgcctttttggcaaaagtagatcattacctatctgcgtggcaattttaaaaaaaattttgtacgtgggaacattttgggcgcgaacgtcttTAAGGTCTCGGCATAACAATGAACCAACTTTCCGATCGACAGGGTGGAATAATTTCGCCTCAATCGTCCACATTTTAAATCAGGACGTCAAATATTCACATTTGCACAATCCATACACGAAACAAGGAATTTCTAACTCCACAACGAGCAAGAAACCAAATTTGAAGCGACTTACCCTGTCTTGGTGAAAACGATCTTTGATCTTTGAATATAGCGGGAAAATAACAACACCTCGTTTTGAAACCAAGCCTCGTTCTGCGGGTCGACCCGTTCCAGGTTCTGCGAGCCAgatctttcaagatggcggacggaAGGAAAGGTAGAGTGAATCGCGATCCATTTCCCGAGATACCAGGAATGCCGAATAAAAGTGAGCTAATGAAGCCTTTAATTTTCCCAAATAGTCAGCGTGGATTTAAGATTTTTACTGTTGTCGCTACCATTGGTAAGTATGAGAGATCTGCCATCAGTTCATGATTTTTACAAGTGGACTTCCagggaattatttttttttcggtgaTGTTGCAAATATGTCTTCACGGTAGAGCTTTGGAAGAGTGCAGTAGTATAGCAAATTCCCCGTAAGCAAAGGTGTCACAGTGAGAGACCTCTACCAGGAGGGAAGAAAGCAACTATACAGTTTACTTCAAAGAATCtcattaaggtggctcaaaccaatGATTTCGAGACTGTCGCATAACATCGATTGAATCTCTTCAACACTTTTTATATAAATTACGGCAATGTTGTGGTACAATTTGAAGCACCAATATTGTAACATAATAGGTCACCATAGTAACTGGAAAGCCATCTAAAGAACCCTATATTTTGTATGGAACCGCATATACAATATATCTCAAAACCGAACTTGGTGAGCTTTGTTTTGTTAATGCTGGAAATtaatcagcaggccaagatgaaactctttgcaaagttaaGAAAAATCTCTGGAGttgattcagagctaccttaaagaTTCCAGTAATATTATGAAGATACACTCGGTAACTGAGAATCTGAtccagagaattttttcaaAACTCTGCAAAAAAGTTTCAATTtgcagcaataaaaaaataggggtcactgaGTTTGATTTTGAGATATAAACGCTTAAAGGCAAATATAATATTGGGTGTTTTTGAATGTATTGCCTGTTGCTATGATAACCTATTACCGGTATGTCATATTGTTGAGCACATAATATACAGTATTGTAGCTGCTTGATGATATGCTGTTGGAGAGTGAATCCTTGTAACAgtaaaattttttgaaaatgttgaaactggCTTGTTAAGTACTTAGAAATTAACCTAGAATTGCTACACATAAAATGTGGTTTTCTCAAATGCCAAAAGGTTAGGCCAGTAGCATTTTGAGGCCAACACAGATGACTCAGCTccttgagggaaataatttttttggtgttttgacatttttttccgTCATTTAACATCCATGTCATTACAATGAGGGAACTAATACCAAGTCACTCTGGTGGTACATGTATGCTTAAAGCAGGCCTTCTGacagggtgcgattaaaaaatgcaaattatgcgattttttcagggcagattgtgcgattagaaaggccaattatgcgataaataatgtaaattatgcgatttttttctcagcaattttgagcttattttataaggtttcagcttaagaaaaacacttttttactgccctaaagacattttgaacacaaaggaacagtaattatgtatctcgatcgacattagttgggataaatagaaaaaatgaggtcttctgcactaccggtgcaccacgttaaaagttgaaaggacacagctaacatgccaaatgaatgatcaaggtgctcgtcaaccacgaacttccgaagatggtcaatcacaatagggccatacccccatttatacgagagaaaataagccgcggctttctctggccgcggcttacagaagactcgattGTTCccccccgtataaatggtacaaaatctacgttcacgtctttttcaagccgcggcttatattgacctgggaatatatattcgtataaatagttccttttgcgtattttgtacaccgtggccagagtaagccgcggcttattttctctcgtataaaaggccctaatattgcacgacgagaaaaacatcagtccatcgtccacgtggagcgtacctgtgaggtactttcttgctcgatcgtgagctgtcagattgggcggaatgtgggaacttccttcttcgtcgaagaaaaagcgagcgttttcacaacaaacttatccatgagtaagtttttatcagttttcaacgaaagaaactacattttgccgaaaaacttacaacttcgcttatttttcacaaatctcttctataagagaaggcaactgtgtcatttcagtggtgtgtatataagggcgtgtttgtgttgcaccaatagaaggagactcgtaccaggtccccgacatgaaaaataaagccttgaacttcgaatgtttatgaaatcgaaggtgacacaggtcttttagcctttttccaagataaatcatcttaaaaatggcgtatttatgcaggaatttctaaaaaacgtcttgatttatgtttcagtttatgaattttgtgcgtcctttatgcgatttttcgtgaattgtgcgatcggatgcgatttgaggtcgattgtgcgaaatcgcaccatcgcgtaatatcagaaggcctgtttaAAAGGTAGATAAAGTCTTAACATGCACTAGTACCTGAGGTAGTGAGTTCCAGgctctaataataattatttttcttggaAAAGAGTAAGTGAAGGCCTTGATGTCTTCTAGTGTTCTTACCATAATACTATAGTGTATAGTTAAACTAGTAAAGCCACAGTTGATaagattattttgaaatttgcagAAACATTGCTCTTGACAATATTCTCCTAGCAGAGAACACTCTTTTTGATGaataaatttaaagtaaaatCTTTTAACTCTCACTCCAacgtgtcaatgggttaaaagacATGCCACCCTTTCAATGATGAAGAAGAATGAGAGAAAAGTAGTAATGATTATTACTGTAGAAGTACAACTGGCTACATCATCCATAGTAGTAGTTGGATTACCAGACTTTGATCATGTCAGGAGCCTGGACAAAAAGCTCTTTTATTCCACAGGTGCTTGTATTTACTGTATATTTGTTCCAGAGTACAAAGGAGATCACATCTTTCTGCCAGTAAGTGGAAAGGTCTCACAAGGACATTCATATGTTACCTTGaatatttttgtttcataaCAATggtattaataatattattattttgtacaccTTTTGCTATTCAtgaaggacggtgcctactattgttattgcccattcattctgcgcatctcgagatactcagatttcctattaCGAGTGcctattaatacagggatatttttgcgtggttcaaaactaaggggagaaagcagaacttagcgagtgatcttggtatccaaaaaggaggtaaccatgcattttttcgtagataattgagcttcaatttggaaaagcacgccatacattgctttgtattttaaattttttacaaatattgttgataaattatcttcgaaaaatacatggttacccccaagtttctttttggattttaataacacttgttaaggtctgcttttcccgcatactCAGTAAAtagcgcaaaaatacctttgaatcagtaggcaccgtccttaacacattcattaattttgtattgATAGTTTGCGAGTTTGTGAGTTTGTGTCATAAAGGTGAATACTTTGTTATCACTGAAATAAACTCCCTTTATCAGAGCTTGTCCGGTAGTCCGGGACAAGTAGATTTCACGCTTGAGCAAGCGACTTTCTCAGACCACTTGTCCAGCAGGCAAGTGCCCACTCCTTCATTTAAATTAACAGAAAAATGTAGAAAATTAAATTACCCGAAAGATGTAAGGAAACATTGAGATATATTTTATGTTGTATAGTTTTTCTTCTCCACATGAAAAGCAGGAAACATTACAGTGTACTAGTAATTACTTACATATCAGACATGTTTTCATGTCTCAAATAGTGTTTTGCATGAGTGATAATTCAGTAGTGTAATTAATTTGCCACGTTTCATGACTCAAAGGGTCAGGTTTTATTCTGAGAATTTGATGAAGGAGGTGGAAAGttgaatttaaaactttttcttCATGATAATAAATCAGGACTGTTCTGAAAGTAAAATTTGGGGAGCAGTAGCTTTGTCATCACAGACATGAGTTCACTTAATTACATCTTATTTACTCCACGGCCCCTGTATCAAAGCTAAGAAAGAAAgtgtaaataaattatatattgcTGTacttcactttaaaatttaataaCTCTTGATTTAAAAAACAATTCACTGAAGTTTCAGATCTTATTTCacttgaaattaatttttggtTCCATGTTATCAATCACTGTTTATGTTAAACCATAATTAGTTGTACAAATAAGTCCTTGCTTGAAGAGGCATAACATCATTCTATGGTGATCACACTCTCCTCAGAGTATCCCCTGGTTCACATAAGTGACTATTGAAGTCAGTTTTAGCTCCTCTGGGATGTATCCACATCTAAATGCAGCAATTCACTTTTAACCGGTTGAGGGAACATAAAACTCAAACTGTAATCTTTTAGCATCAATTaacttgaaaagtgttgatGATACAATATCATTGTTAGCAGAACTCAGACATAACCTCTTCTTTATTTAATAGTTCCTATTAAAAGGGTTTATATTGAAACAATCttaggtctcttttcttttatgtGAATAATTAATGAGCTGGGCAAGTGGATGAGCCTGTTGGGCAAGTGGGTCGTTAGGTTTGCTTGCCCATTGGGCAAGTtggaatttcaatttttttctagcTCTGCTTTATGTGAAACAAACCTTTAAGAATAACATTGACATACCATAAAATGGCATGTTAAAGCACAGGGTTAAATAACTTTTTAAGGGTTTATGTCACTTATCGACCTCTAACTACATTGTaactgtgcaggtattttattttgttctttgatttctgtttttctttcaaatgttaaaCAAAGTGATTCCTAAGTTGCAAGCTTGTACAGCGAGACAGTTTTGACTTACTTacatttcaacaacttcgtgtaaattgtcgCTGTTGCATCTTTGCAACTGCACACCAGGCTTCAGCATTTAATTTATAACGCAAATTGTGAAGTATAGTTATAGCGCCAGCAAGCAAAATTTAATGTAGTGTGTGGTGTATTTTTTATGATAGTGTATGTTCTGTAGATGCAACTTTAGCTACTAATGAAACCTTTTCTTTTGCGAACTTCAATCGCCACTCGACATTGAAGGTCTTGTCGgtcacaaaagctcttgttcTTGCTTTTGTGCGAATCTCCTGTGGGTATAAATAACATCAGTGGTTTCGACCTTTTTGAAAATTACATTGTGAAGTAAAATTTACTTATTGAAAAAATGCATTGTCAAACGATTACGCTTTCGCCCAGTTGAGGgtcaaaataaatcaaaaactctACCCCagtggaaaaatgtttgtcaaggagTACCACATGAACAGCCcttaccagggtctctctcctCATTGGCAAGAGACCGTGGGAATGAGGTTGTTACTTGGGTTCTTGGACCATGTGTGCATTACATTTATGGGAGCAAGAAAGAGAAAGTGGACGTGGGGAAAGGAATATGCGAGGCTCAGATTTCATTTTAGGGACGCTACAAAAAATCTGTGTGCATGCGAAATTGCCGGATTGTTCCATTActccattttgaaacattgtcATTGAACAGTTGTGTTGGAAATGAACAGAGGAACAGAACTCATAGTTGTGTTATGTACATGAACATTTGTTTCTTGCTATAGTAtcatcacaataataataataataataataataataataataataatattattattattattattattattatttttgttctaGACTCCACAGCCACTTAGTGATATTTGCACAAGCAGTGACAATCTTTTTCTCTTTACTCAACCACTTTCATAAAGCTCACATTCTTTATTGTGCTGGGTCAAATACAAGCATCATTGTAAAATTTAACTTTTAACATTGGCATTGAGATTCACTGAATGATGAACCACTCAAACGTTTTGCAAATATGACACTGAGGTAGATTTGTTTCCatttatattttataataaaaaaatggcTCTGTGCAcatttagtataggtaatcatacggtttcgagttcaatttggaattactttgcacgagtgagtttttgaaaaagctgaaattgcacgagccgcttcggcgagtgcaatttcagctttttgaaaaactcacaagtgcaaattaattccaaattgaacgagaaaaaccgtatgattacttattaataatacaaacgtgaaaaaattcgcgtggaaaaagtgccggaagatgtttcttgaagccctttttttcgcattcgagaaaaattttttcagagtttctgtacaaaattttggtcattgccgtttacatgagatcattggcctacaactttcccaatgtctttctgcaaatcaaaatccagaattacgatgtgtaatttgcactggtgttacactttttgcaccggtgttacactttttgcactggtgttacacttgaactgcactgctctcagccaatcagaatcgagtaattttttcatgtgtattattagtattgttagAATAAtctgtacagtacatgtacttttgtGTCATCACTATTTTGGCCATTGACagtctttcttttcttgtttagtttttgaaaaaaaatcgcatTCTTTAGATATTCTCATTATTGCATGATGATGAAATAATGATATTAATTTTGACTGTGATGATGTTATTAAGAAGGCCAATAAACGTATGTTTTTCCTTAATTTGCTTAAGTGCGCCAAGGTCCTGGCCCGTTAAATTATCAGTTTCTATCATACCTGTAATAGGCCGGTATTAGAGTACTGCGCACCGTTATACCACCATGCATTGCCTATGTATTTAAGCGATGACTTAAAGCGCATTCAGAAGTGTGCACTCTCAATTATATCCCCCGACCtggcatacatgtatgttgacAACCTCACATTGCATAACATGAGTTCTCTTAGGGACAGATGCATTGAACAGTGCATCAAGCTATTTGATGTAGTTGCATCTGATTCTGCGCATAAGCTGCACCATCTACTACCACCAAAGAATGTTTGCAGGTGCAATCTTAGACAtccagccttctcaaaaccggccggtcgacggctcaatgagccgcctcctcagaaagcttgaccgtctccttccagtcagaaaatgtcggacaacacatttttagctcgaacgtgaagtcactggagatattataaaagcttgaaaaaaagttAGTTTCACGTACAAATTCGCGTCCGCAATATTTTTTGGCGTCGCgcacatgaaatgtttatttaactaacattccaatatttcttatcagactccaagcaagtgtcaattccatatgtgaaatttcgtcactttaaatcccccagattgcactaattgcatctgtgagtgtctaaatttaaaaaattccctaggggagcatgcccccagacccccttaGAAGGTTGCGtcctttgggcactcgcttggcCGGGGGTGCCTATAGCACCAAACCGTCTCCACTttccttatgacctgctcccgAAAAATATCTTGAGAAGGCTGGACATCAGTGAGAATTTATCCAACCAAAGATGGGCACCAAGTGTATTTCCAATACCTTTATTCAATCTACCGGTATGTCTAAGCGGTAGAACTAGTACTCTTGCAtatagcttgtttaaaatttttttatggCAGCCATCTGTAATTCTCTCTGTATAtaccaaattttctcatatTTAAGTTATAATTGCATCTGTCTACCTATCACTATCAAAAATGTATTGTCATGCAAAGGGGAAACAGTGAAGACATGATAATATTATGGTGGCTTTGATTACCTAAACTTCCTTTTCTTTcataataatatacataaaaatgttacttagttctgattggctaaaaaggAGTGCAGTTCTCTTGTAACATGGGCGCAAATTTGTAACACAAGTGCCAGTTACAAATGCATGTTTCCAAGTTTACTGGTAATCTGTTTCAAGCAATCAGTTGAATGAACTTCAGTTTAAATTAAAGTGCATGCTGTCAGAATCtcacttgttttgattttctctctttctttcttcacaTACATtgataagtaatcacatga
The genomic region above belongs to Montipora capricornis isolate CH-2021 chromosome 8, ASM3666992v2, whole genome shotgun sequence and contains:
- the LOC138060709 gene encoding uncharacterized protein; the protein is MADGRKGRVNRDPFPEIPGMPNKSELMKPLIFPNSQRGFKIFTVVATIGACIYCIFVPEYKGDHIFLPIRKWVHEQKGKLLTIRPEDEEYVKRRTAELAAKAEVASKKTVQDTVKDSAKCS